One Notolabrus celidotus isolate fNotCel1 chromosome 16, fNotCel1.pri, whole genome shotgun sequence DNA window includes the following coding sequences:
- the hcn3 gene encoding potassium/sodium hyperpolarization-activated cyclic nucleotide-gated channel 2, with the protein MTSPTRSIKDLKSIDSPSHKPDTSRYRSWSNWSFSRWRSGSQRTSPPGSPSPKADKKSDVSKTLFSLVKTHNDDYTADPDGLLNISDEADGGGGNDDEEDIEEDQSTYFQKQFGSLLQPGVNKFSLRMFGSHKGVAAEQARVRSFGVWIIHPYSDFRFYWDIVMLLLMMSNLIILPWGITFFEDQNTLPWITFNVLSDTLFLMDLVFNFRTGIPGEDSHIILDPKEIRKQYLRTWFLVDFISSIPVDYIFLIVDLEARYESSDVYRTARALRIVRFTKILSLLRLLRLSRLIRYIHQWEEIFHMTYDLASAVVRIVNLIGMMLLLCHWDGCLTFMVPMLQDFPSECWVSKNNMVNDTWHIQYSYSLFMAMSHMLCIGYGAHPPEGLSDVWLTMISMVVGATCYAMFLGHATNLVQSLDASHRQYQEKYKQVEQYMSFHKLPGDVRQRIHDYYEQRFQGKMFDEDSIFGELSDPLKEEIVSFNCRGLVANMPLFANTDPHFVTVILTKLRFEVFQPGDLVIREGTLGRKMYFIQHGSVTVIPRGSKEISLNDGAYFGEICLLTQGRRTATVKANTYCRLYSLSVDSFNEVLEEHPLMRRAFESVAVDRLDRVARKSSYQPPPDLPN; encoded by the exons ATGACCAGCCCCACCAGGAGTATCAAAGATCTGAAAAGCATAGACAGCCCGTCACACAAACCGGACACCTCCAGGTACCGAAGCTGGAGCAACTGGAGCTTTTCTCGATGGAGAAGCGGCTCCCAGAGGACAAGTCCCCCTGGTTCCCCCTCCCCAAAGGCAGACAAAAAGAGTGATGTGTCCAAGACGCTCTTCTCCTTGGTCAAGACACACAACGATGACTACACAGCGGATCCAGACGGCCTGCTGAACATCAGTGATGAGGCCGATGGAGGAGGAGGcaatgatgatgaggaggacaTCGAAGAGGACCAGTCCACCTACTTCCAGAAGCAGTTTGGCTCCCTGTTGCAACCCGGGGTCAACAAGTTCTCCTTGCGCATGTTTGGCAGTCATAAGGGTGTTGCTGCTGAGCAGGCCAGAGTCAGGAGCTTTGGAGTGTGGATCATCCACCCCTACAGTGACTTCAG GTTTTACTGGGACATCGTGATGCTCCTGTTGATGATGAGTAATCTGATCATTTTGCCGTGGGGAATCACTTTCTTTGAAGACCAGAACACCTTGCCCTGGATCACTTTCAATGTCCTGTCCGACACTCTCTTCCTGATGGACCTGGTTTTCAATTTCCGCACGGGCATCCCAGGAGAGGACAGCCACATCATACTGGACCCCAAAGAGATCCGAAAGCAGTACCTCCGCACCTGGTTCCTGGTAGATTTTATCTCCTCCATCCCCGTGGACTACATCTTCCTCATTGTTGACCTGGAAGCCCGGTACGAGTCGTCTGACGTGTATCGCACTGCCCGTGCTCTCCGCATTGTGCGCTTTACCAAGATCCTCAGTCTGCTGCGTCTTCTCAGACTGTCCCGCCTCATCCGCTACATCCACCAGTGGGAGGAG ATTTTCCACATGACCTATGACCTTGCAAGCGCTGTGGTGCGTATAGTCAACTTGATTGGCATGATGCTGCTGTTGTGCCACTGGGACGGCTGCCTGACCTTCATGGTGCCTATGCTGCAAGACTTCCCTTCAGAATGCTGGGTATCCAAAAACAATATGGTG AACGATACATGGCACATACAGTACTCCTACTCCCTGTTTATGGCCATGAGTCACATGCTCTGTATTGGGTATGGAGCTCACCCTCCGGAGGGCTTGTCTGATGTTTGGCTCACCATGAtcagcatggtggtgggagccACCTGCTACGCCATGTTCCTCGGTCATGCAACTAACCTGGTGCAGTCCCTAGATGCATCACATCGGCAGTATCAAGAGAAG TATaagcaggtggagcagtacATGTCATTCCACAAACTGCCAGGAGACGTGAGACAGAGGATCCACGATTATTACGAGCAGCGGTTCCAAGGCAAGATGTTCGACGAGGACAGTATCTTCGGAGAGCTCAGTGATCCGCTGAAGGAG GAGATTGTTAGCTTTAACTGTCGTGGTCTTGTTGCAAACATGCCGCTGTTTGCCAACACTGATCCTCATTTTGTGACGGTGATCCTGACCAAGCTGCGTTTCGAAGTCTTCCAACCAGGAGATTTGGTCATACGAGAGGGGACGCTGGGtaggaaaatgtatttcatcCAGCACGGCTCAGTCACCGTCATCCCTCGTGGTAGCAAGGAGATTTCGCTCAATGACGGAGCATATTTTGGGG AAATCTGCCTGCTGACTCAAGGACGGCGCACGGCCACAGTGAAGGCCAACACCTACTGTCGCCTCTACTCCCTGAGTGTGGACAGCTTCAACGAGGTCCTGGAGGAGCATCCTCTGATGAGGAGGGCGTTTGAGAGTGTGGCTGTGGACAGACTGGACCGGGTCGCTCGAAAATCCAGTTACCAGCCTCCCCCTGACTTACCTAATTAA
- the ndufv1 gene encoding NADH dehydrogenase [ubiquinone] flavoprotein 1, mitochondrial, whose product MLALSRAVACGVARAPAAVSQSGVTAITRYNSTAQSAPKKTSFGPLADEDRIFTNLYGRHDWRLKGALKRGDWYKTKEILLKGVDWILNEIKGSGLRGRGGAGFPTGMKWSFMNKPSDGRPKYLVVNADEGEPGTCKDREIMRNDPHKLVEGCLVAGKAMGARAAYIYIRGEFYNESSNLQVAINEAYAAGLIGRNACGSDYDFDVFVMRGAGAYICGEETALIESLEGKQGKPRLKPPFPADVGVFGCPTTVANVETVSVAPTICRRGGAWFLGFGRERNSGTKLFNISGHVNHPCTVEEEMSVPLKDLIERHAGGVRGGWDNLLAVIPGGSSTPLIPKNVCEDVLMDFDGLIQAQTGLGTAALIVMDKSTDIIRAIARLIEFYKHESCGQCTPCREGVDWMNNMMWRFVRGDARPAEIDMIWEISKQIEGHTICALGDGAAWPVQGLIRHFRPIMESRISEFQQQKQARA is encoded by the exons ATGCTGGCCCTGTCTAGAGCAGTGGCGTGTGGGGTTGCCCGCGCTCCAGCTGCTGTCAGCCAATCTGGAGTTACAGCTATCACTAGATACAACAGCACTGCACAG AGTGCCCCTAAGAAAACTTCATTTGGACCTCTTGCCGATGAGGACAGGATTTTCACAAATCTGTATGGGCGCCATGACTGGAG gctgaagggGGCACTGAAGCGTGGAGACTGGTACAAAACCAAGGAGATCCTCCTGAAGGGTGTCGACTGGATCCTTAATGAGATCAAGGGTTCTGGTCTGCGTGGGAGAGGTGGAGCTGGTTTTCCCACAGGCATGAAGTGGAGCTTTATGAACAAGCCCAGCGATGGCAG GCCAAAGTATCTGGTGGTGAATGCAGATGAAGGAGAGCCTGGCACCTGTAAGGACAGAGAGATCATGAGGAATGATCCACACAAGCTGGTGGAGGGCTGCCTGGTTGCTGGGAAGGCCATGGGAGCGCGAGCTGCTTACATCTACATCAGAGGAGAGTTCTACAATGAGTCGTCTAACCTGCAG GTGGCAATCAATGAAGCCTATGCAGCTGGGCTGATTGGAAGGAACGCCTGCGGCTCTGATTATgactttgatgtgtttgtgatgCGTGGCGCTGGAGCATACATCTGCGGAGAAGAGACTGCTCTTATTGAATCCCTGGAGGGCAAACAGGGGAAGCCCCGGCTGAAGCCTCCATTTCCTGCTGACGTGG GTGTTTTCGGTTGCCCAACAACTGTTGCCAATGTGGAGACAGTATCTGTGGCGCCCACCATCTGTCGTCGTGGAGGCGCATGGTTTTTGGGCTTTGGCAGAGAGAGGAATTCTGGCACAAAGCTCTTCAACATCTCTGGCCATGTTAACCACCCTTGCACTGTGGAGGAAGAAATGTCTGTTCCTCTGAAAGACCTCATTGAGAGGCACGCAG GTGGCGTGCGCGGTGGGTGGGACAACCTGCTAGCAGTAATCCCCGGTGGCTCCTCAACGCCCCTCATTCCCAAGAATGTGTGTGAAGACGTGTTGATGGACTTTGACGGCCTCATCCAGGCTCAGACTGGCCTGGGCACAGCTGCCCTCATCGTCATGGACAAATCC ACTGACATTATCAGAGCTATTGCACGTCTGATCGAGTTTTACAAACACGAGAGCTGCGGTCAGTGCACACCCTGCAGAGAGG GAGTGGACTGGATGAATAATATGATGTGGCGTTTTGTGCGTGGTGATGCTCGGCCAGCTGAGATTGACATGATTTGGGAAATCAGTAAGCAGATTGAGGGACACACTATCTGTGCTTTGGGTGACGGTGCAGCATGGCCAGTGCAG GGATTGATCAGACACTTCAGGCCCATAATGGAGAGCCGTATTTCTGAGTTCCAGCAGCAGAAGCAAGCCAGAGCGTAA